A single Populus alba chromosome 7, ASM523922v2, whole genome shotgun sequence DNA region contains:
- the LOC118043556 gene encoding inositol-3-phosphate synthase 1 isoform X1, protein MFIEKFKVESPNVKYIEDEIHSVYNYETTELVHENRNGSYQWTVKPKTVKYEFKTDTRVPKLGVMLVGWGGNNGSTLTGGVIANKEGISWATKDKVQQANYFGSLTQASSIRLGSFNGEEIYAPFKSLLPMVNPDDIVFGGWDISDMNLADAMARAKVFDIDLQKQLRPYMESMVPLPGIYDPDFIAANQGSRANNVIKGTKKEQVQKIMEDIREFKEKNKVDKVVVLWTANTERYSNIVVGLNDTMENLLAAVEKDESEISPSTLFALACINENIPFINGSPQNTFVPGLIDLAIKRNSLIGGDDFKSGQTKMKSVLVDFLVGAGIKPTSIVSYNHLGNNDGMNLSAPQTFRSKEISKSNVVDDMVSSNGILYEPGEHPDHVVVIKYVPYVGDSKRAMDEYTSEIFMGGQNTIVMHNTCEDSLLAAPIILDLVLLAELSTRIQLKGEAEGKFHSFHPVATILSYLTKAPLVPPGTPVVNALSKQRAMLENIMRACVGLAPENNMILEYK, encoded by the exons ATGTTTATTGAGAAGTTTAAGGTTGAGAGTCCTAACGTTAAGTACATAGAGGATGAGATTCATTCCGTTTACAACTACGAAACCACTGAACTTGTTCATGAGAACAGAAATGGTTCTTATCAATGGACTGTCAAGCCCAAAACTGTCAAATATGAATTCAAGACTGACACTCGTGTCCCCAAACTAGG TGTTATGCTTGTGGGGTGGGGAGGAAACAATGGTTCAACTCTCACTGGAGGTGTTATTGCCAACAAAGA AGGAATCTCCTGGGCAACTAAGGACAAGGTGCAGCAAGCCAATTACTTTGGATCACTTACCCAGGCATCAAGCATCAGGCTTGGGTCTTTCAATGGAGAGGAGATTTATGCTCCATTCAAGAGCTTGCTCCCCATG GTGAACCCAGATGACATTGTATTTGGGGGATGGGACATAAGTGACATGAACTTAGCAGATGCCATGGCGAGGGCCAAGGTTTTCGATATTGACTTGCAAAAGCAATTGAGGCCCTACATGGAATCCATGGTACCACTCCCTGGAATTTACGACCCTGATTTCATTGCTGCCAATCAAGGCTCACGTGCTAACAATGTCATCAAAGGCACCAAGAAAGAACAAGTTCAGAAAATTATGGAAGACATCAG GGAATTTAAGGAGAAAAACAAGGTGGACAAGGTTGTTGTGTTGTGGACTGCCAACACAGAGAGGTACAGTAATATTGTTGTGGGGCTAAATGACACCATGGAGAACCTCCTGGCTGCTGTAGAGAAGGATGAATCAGAGATATCTCCATCAACCTTGTTTGCTCTGGCTtgtattaatgaaaatataccTTTCATCAATGGAAGCCCACAAAACACTTTTGTTCCAG GACTTATTGATCTGGCTATTAAGAGGAACAGTTTGATTGGTGGAGATGACTTTAAGAGTGGTCAGACCAAGATGAAATCTGTGCTGGTTGATTTCCTTGTCGGTGCCGGTATTAAg CCAACATCAATAGTGAGTTACAACCATCTGGGAAACAATGATGGCATGAACCTCTCAGCACCTCAAACCTTCCGCTCCAAAGAAATCTCCAAGAGCAATGTTGTTGATGACATGGTCTCTAGCAATGGAATCCTGTATGAGCCTGGTGAACACCCTGACCATGTTGTAGTCATCAAG TATGTGCCATATGTTGGAGATAGCAAGAGAGCTATGGATGAGTACACCTCAGAGATATTCATGGGTGGCCAAAACACCATTGTGATGCACAACACCTGTGAAGACTCCCTCTTGGCTGCACCAATCATCCTGGATTTGGTTCTTCTTGCAGAGCTTAGCACCAGGATCCAGCTCAAAGGTGAAGCAGAG GGCAAGTTCCACTCATTCCACCCTGTTGCTACTATTCTCAGTTACCTTACAAAGGCTCCTCTT gtTCCACCAGGCACACCAGTGGTGAATGCACTGTCAAAGCAGCGTGCAATGCTTGAGAACATAATGAGAGCGTGTGTTGGGTTAGCTCCTGAGAACAACATGATTTTGGAATACAAGTGA
- the LOC118043556 gene encoding inositol-3-phosphate synthase 1 isoform X2, giving the protein MATTCPLPPPYHNTQEPHLINSSVMLVGWGGNNGSTLTGGVIANKEGISWATKDKVQQANYFGSLTQASSIRLGSFNGEEIYAPFKSLLPMVNPDDIVFGGWDISDMNLADAMARAKVFDIDLQKQLRPYMESMVPLPGIYDPDFIAANQGSRANNVIKGTKKEQVQKIMEDIREFKEKNKVDKVVVLWTANTERYSNIVVGLNDTMENLLAAVEKDESEISPSTLFALACINENIPFINGSPQNTFVPGLIDLAIKRNSLIGGDDFKSGQTKMKSVLVDFLVGAGIKPTSIVSYNHLGNNDGMNLSAPQTFRSKEISKSNVVDDMVSSNGILYEPGEHPDHVVVIKYVPYVGDSKRAMDEYTSEIFMGGQNTIVMHNTCEDSLLAAPIILDLVLLAELSTRIQLKGEAEGKFHSFHPVATILSYLTKAPLVPPGTPVVNALSKQRAMLENIMRACVGLAPENNMILEYK; this is encoded by the exons ATGGCAACAACATGTCCATTGCCACCACCATACCACAACACACAAGAGCCTCATTTAATCAATTCGAG TGTTATGCTTGTGGGGTGGGGAGGAAACAATGGTTCAACTCTCACTGGAGGTGTTATTGCCAACAAAGA AGGAATCTCCTGGGCAACTAAGGACAAGGTGCAGCAAGCCAATTACTTTGGATCACTTACCCAGGCATCAAGCATCAGGCTTGGGTCTTTCAATGGAGAGGAGATTTATGCTCCATTCAAGAGCTTGCTCCCCATG GTGAACCCAGATGACATTGTATTTGGGGGATGGGACATAAGTGACATGAACTTAGCAGATGCCATGGCGAGGGCCAAGGTTTTCGATATTGACTTGCAAAAGCAATTGAGGCCCTACATGGAATCCATGGTACCACTCCCTGGAATTTACGACCCTGATTTCATTGCTGCCAATCAAGGCTCACGTGCTAACAATGTCATCAAAGGCACCAAGAAAGAACAAGTTCAGAAAATTATGGAAGACATCAG GGAATTTAAGGAGAAAAACAAGGTGGACAAGGTTGTTGTGTTGTGGACTGCCAACACAGAGAGGTACAGTAATATTGTTGTGGGGCTAAATGACACCATGGAGAACCTCCTGGCTGCTGTAGAGAAGGATGAATCAGAGATATCTCCATCAACCTTGTTTGCTCTGGCTtgtattaatgaaaatataccTTTCATCAATGGAAGCCCACAAAACACTTTTGTTCCAG GACTTATTGATCTGGCTATTAAGAGGAACAGTTTGATTGGTGGAGATGACTTTAAGAGTGGTCAGACCAAGATGAAATCTGTGCTGGTTGATTTCCTTGTCGGTGCCGGTATTAAg CCAACATCAATAGTGAGTTACAACCATCTGGGAAACAATGATGGCATGAACCTCTCAGCACCTCAAACCTTCCGCTCCAAAGAAATCTCCAAGAGCAATGTTGTTGATGACATGGTCTCTAGCAATGGAATCCTGTATGAGCCTGGTGAACACCCTGACCATGTTGTAGTCATCAAG TATGTGCCATATGTTGGAGATAGCAAGAGAGCTATGGATGAGTACACCTCAGAGATATTCATGGGTGGCCAAAACACCATTGTGATGCACAACACCTGTGAAGACTCCCTCTTGGCTGCACCAATCATCCTGGATTTGGTTCTTCTTGCAGAGCTTAGCACCAGGATCCAGCTCAAAGGTGAAGCAGAG GGCAAGTTCCACTCATTCCACCCTGTTGCTACTATTCTCAGTTACCTTACAAAGGCTCCTCTT gtTCCACCAGGCACACCAGTGGTGAATGCACTGTCAAAGCAGCGTGCAATGCTTGAGAACATAATGAGAGCGTGTGTTGGGTTAGCTCCTGAGAACAACATGATTTTGGAATACAAGTGA